A DNA window from Zingiber officinale cultivar Zhangliang chromosome 3A, Zo_v1.1, whole genome shotgun sequence contains the following coding sequences:
- the LOC122050986 gene encoding uncharacterized protein LOC122050986 — MKKVATNEHDTYILSQRYNLSMPLTLLQEVYEVADADVKIDWHALVKKTATGITNAREYQMLWRHLAYRHPLLDKIEEGAEPLDDDSDLEIELEIVPPVIDEALSQAKECVQLLFSSCGLGSTKKTGLKAPLVEKGVDKEILDAASSKPPQTSHGVAISTLLKKQTENELVGSSYHPKKKRKLWTKEEDKELIAAVRKFGEGNWVNILRENLKLDRTPSQLSQRWSIIRKRDANILAVSGNKSVSSAQSEERIAAQKAIILALDTPKGGRLSGGTQSIGRTSSSPLVGSVPEALAVSSQPFNQHKPPVPAASQALDSRFPYKCGTTSTKSTTHFATNSSIQAAAFAAGGRIATPSTAASLFRAAQSKTAVHIGPCSSTVASSSNFIKSFAVTSTAAMASKSMPTVGTTAPSLANPVSSSYNTKPGGQQVQGCSVEVVKNLQNAGSDTIPHDLLGEEVEWADDSELYKLLEFDMDLAIENDVGNANDASESAAPKSHAAKELLTEHADSKVVSSV, encoded by the exons ATGAAGAAGGTCGCCACCAACGAGCATGATACCTATATTCTCTCGCAAAG GTATAACCTATCAATGCCTCTTACTCTACTCCAAGAGGTTTATGAGGTTGCTGATGCTGATGTTAAGATAGACTGGCATGCTCTTGTCAAGAAAACTGCAACTGGAATTACGAATGCCCGAGAGTACCAAATGCTGTGGAGGCATTTGGCCTACCGTCACCCATTGCTTGATAAGATAGAAGAAGGAGCTGAACCTTTG GATGATGACAGTGATCTCGAGATAGAATTAGAAATTGTACCTCCTGTCATAGATGAAGCCTTAAGTCAGGCAAAAGAGTGCGTCCAG CTTTTGTTCTCATCATGCGGACTAGGCTCAACGAAGAAGACAGGTCTAAAAGCTCCTTTGGTTGAAAAAGGAGTTGACAAGGAGATTTTAGACGCCGCTTCAAGTAAACCCCCTCAAACTAGCCATGGTGTTGCTATTAGCACTCTCCTGAAGAAGCAGACAGAAAATGAATTGGTAGGTTCAAGCTATCATCctaagaagaagaggaagctatGGACTAAAGAGGAGGATAAGGAATTAATAGCTGCAGTACGTAAATTTGGAGAAGGTAATTGGGTAAACATTCTCAGAGAAAATTTAAAGCTTGACCGTACACCATCCCAGTTATCTCAG AGATGGTCCATCATCAGGAAGCGTGATGCTAACATCCTTGCTGTTTCGGGCAATAAGTCGGTTAGCTCAGCCCAATCTGAAGAGAGGATAGCAGCACAAAAGGCAATTATATTAGCTCTTGATACTCCCAAAGGTGGTAGACTATCAG GTGGCACGCAATCAATTGGCAGGACAAGTTCTTCACCACTCGTAGGTTCAGTGCCTGAAGCATTGGCAGTCTCAAGCCAACCATTTAATCAACATAAACCACCTGTTCCAGCAGCATCTCAAGCATTAGATTCAAGATTTCCCTATAAATGCGGGACAACCTCAACAAAATCTACTACACATTTTGCTACAAATTCTTCGATACAAGCTGCTGCATTTGCTGCTGGGGGGCGCATTGCTACACCTTCCACTGCTGCCTCTTTATTCAGAGCGGCACAATCTAAAACTGCTGTTCATATTGGGCCTTGCAGCAGTACTGTAGCTTCTTCTAGTAACTTTATCAAATCATTTGCCGTTACTAGCACTGCAGCAATGGCGTCAAAGAGCATGCCGACAGTTGGTACGACTGCACCATCTTTGGCAAATCCAGTGTCATCTTCCTATAATACAAAACCTGGAGGGCAGCAAGTGCAAGGTTGCTCTGTCGAAGTGGTAAAGAATTTGCAAAATGCAGGATCAGACACAATTCCACATGATCTATTGGGTGAAGAAGTAGAATGGGCAGATGATAGCGAATTATATAAACTGCTGGAATTTGATATGGATTTAGCGATAGAGAATGATGTTGGCAATGCTAATGATGCATCAGAATCTGCTGCGCCGAAGTCGCATGCTGCAAAAGAATTACTCACTGAACATGCAGACAGCAAAGTGGTTTCCTCTGTCTGA